The Gadus macrocephalus chromosome 13, ASM3116895v1 genome includes a window with the following:
- the LOC132470965 gene encoding SLIT-ROBO Rho GTPase-activating protein 3-like → MAQQGIFRVPGSQVEVNDIKNSFERGEDPLVDDQNDHDINSVAGVLKLYFRGLENPIFPKERFLDLISTIKLESGTERAHHIQQIVVTLPRTIIIVMRYLFSFLNHLSQYSDENMMDPYNIAICFGPTLMPIPDGQDPVLCQAQVNEVIKTIIVHTEAIFPSHRELEGPVYEKCMSGGEEYCDSPHSEPGTIDEADNGTEPPTSDEEIEQIEAIAKFDYVGRSPRELSFKKGASLLLYHRASQDWWEGRHNGVDGLIPHQYIVVQDMDDAFSDNLSQKADSEASSGPLLADDKSSSKNGAHSPCEQSPEYNFGGMMGRVRLRSDSAALPRQRGGPDTQSPTRGADTPPRAAACPSSPHKVALHKGRVDSPEKRRLGTFGSAGSINHPERKAYPEGHPLRPVPGNTRHSSLGDHKGLETDALAEDIEKTMNTALHELRELERQNAAKQAPDVVLDTLLEPAKGPAPGPGSEPGSPLHTMVIRDPDAAMRRSSSSTSEMMSTFKPSSFSARLAGAQLRPPPARPARPPPTTHRSSSSGSSGLGSPAVTPTEKMLFPSPASAATAAAATAGVHEAGDKSGTM, encoded by the exons ATGGCT CAGCAGGGCATATTCCGGGTGCCCGGGTCACAGGTGGAGGTCAACGACATTAAGAACTCATTTGAGAGAG GGGAAGATCCATTGGTGGACGACCAGAACGACCATGACATCAACTCGGTGGCGGGGGTCCTCAAGCTGTACTTCAGGGGTCTTGAGAACCCCATCTTTCCCAAGGAACGCTTCCTGGACCTCATCTCCACCATCA AGCTGGAGTCTGGCACGGAGCGAGCGCACCACATCCAGCAGATTGTCGTCACGCTCCCTCgcaccatcatcatcgtcatgaGATACCTGTTCTCGTTCCTCAACCA TCTGTCCCAGTACAGCGATGAGAACATGATGGACCCCTACAACATCGCCATCTGCTTCGGGCCCACCCTGATGCCCATCCCCGACGGCCAGGACCCCGTGCTCTGCCAGGCGCAGGTCAACGAGGTCATCAAGACCATCATCGTCCACACCGAGGCCATCTTCCCGAGCCACCGGGAGCTGGAGGGGCCGGTCTACGAGAAGTGCATgagcgggggggaggagtaTTG TGACAGCCCTCACAGTGAGCCGGGCACCATCGACGAGGCCGACAACGGAACGGAACCGCCCACCAGCGACGAAG AGATCGAGCAGATCGAGGCCATCGCCAAGTTCGACTACGTGGGCCGCAGTCCCCGCGAGCTGTCCTTCAAGAAGGGCGCGTCCCTCCTGCTGTACCACCGGGCCTCCCAGGACTGGTGGGAGGGCCGGCACAATGGCGTGGACGGCCTGATACCTCACCAGTACATCGTGGTGCAGGACAT GGACGACGCCTTCTCCGACAACCTGAGCCAGAAGGCGGACAGCGAGGCCAGCAGCGGACCCCTGCTGGCCGACGACAAGAGCTCCTCCAAGAACGGCGCCCACTCCCCCTGTGAGCAGTCCCCCGAATACAACTTTGGAGGGATGATGGGGAG GGTGAGGTTACGCTCCGACAGCGCCGCCCTCCCGAGGCAGCGGGGCGGCCCGGACACCCAGAGCCCCACCCGGGGGGCCGACACCCCGCCCAGGGCCGCCGCCTGCCCCAGCAGCCCCCACAAGGTGGCCCTCCACAAGGGCCGCGTCGACAGCCCCGAGAAGAGGCGCCTGGGCACCTTCGGCAGCGCGGGCAGCATCAACCACCCCGAGAGGAAGGCCTACCCCGAGGGACACCCTCTGAGGCCCGTCCCGGGGAACACCCGCCACAGCAGCCTGGGGGACCACAAGGGCCTGGAGACGGACGCCCTGGCCGAG GACATCGAGAAGACCATGAACACGGCGCTGCACGAGCTGCGGGAGCTGGAGCGCCAGAACGCCGCCAAGCAGGCCCCCGACGTGGTGCTGGACACGCTGCTGGAGCCCGCCAAGggcccggccccggggcccggctcTGAGCCCGGCAGCCCGCTGCACACCATGGTGATCCGCGACCCGGACGCCGCCATGCggcgcagcagcagctccacctcTGAGATGATGTCCACCTTCaagccctcctccttctccgcccGGCTGGCCGGCGCCCAGCTGCGCCCGCCGCCCGCCCGGCCCGCCCGGCCCCCGCCCACCACGCACCGCTCCAGCAGCTCGGGGTCGTCGGGGCTGGGCAGCCCCGCCGTCACCCCCACCGAGAAGATGCTGTTCCCCAGCCCGGcctccgccgccaccgccgccgccgccaccgcgggTGTGCACGAGGCCGGGGATAAGTCGGGCACCatgtaa
- the LOC132470966 gene encoding SLIT-ROBO Rho GTPase-activating protein 3-like, which produces MISTLRQQPLSDRPQHHHAPAEPLVLGAMKDQHLLSSVNCWYLVLNQTRRESRDHATLNDIYTNNVIVRLAQISEDVIRLFKKSKDIGIQMHEELVKVTNELYTVMKTYHMYHTESISAESKLKDAEKQEEKQFSKSGDLNVNLLRHDDRPPRRSTARKIEKMKEKRQAKYSENKLKCTKARNDYLLNLAATNAVVAKYYIHDVSDMIDCCDLGYHSSLARTFRTYLSAEYTLETSRHEGLDVLENAVDNLDSRSDKHKIMDMHNQVFCPPMRFEYLPHMGDEVCQVSAQQPVQTELLMRYHQLQSRLATLKIENEEVNTFTPAPSTSTNTPTTTT; this is translated from the exons ATGATCAGCACTCTGCGGCAGCAGCCGCTCTCTGACCGTCCTCAGCATCACCACGCTCCAGCAGAACCCCTGGTACTAGGCGCCAT GAAGGACCAGCACCTGCTGTCGTCGGTGAACTGCTGGTACCTGGTCCTGAACCAGACACGACGTGAGAGCCGCGACCACGCCACCCTCAACGACATCTACACCAACAACGTCATCGTCCGCCTGGCCCAGATCAGCGAGGACGTCATCCGGCTCTTCAAGAAG AGTAAAGACATAGGCATCCAGATGCATGAGGAGCTGGTGAAGGTGACAAACGAACTGTACacg GTGATGAAGACCTACCACATGTACCACACGGAGAGCATCAGCGCCGAGAGCAAGCTGAAGGACGCCgagaagcaggaggagaagcagtTCAGTAAGTCCGGCGACCTCAACGTCAACCTGCTGCGCCACGACGACCGGCCGCCACGACGCAGCACCGCCAGGAAGATCGagaagatgaaggagaag aGACAAGCCAAGTACTCTGAGAACAAGCTGAAATGCACCAAGGCTCGGAATGACTATCTGCTGAACCTGGCGGCGACCAACGCCGTGGTGGCGAAATACTACATCCACGACGTCTCGGATATGATAGAC tgctgcGACCTGGGCTACCACTCCAGCCTGGCCCGGACCTTCAGGACATACCTGTCGGCCGAGTACACGCTGGAGACGTCCCGCCACGAGGGCTTGGACGTCCTGGAGAACGCCGTGGACAACCTGGACTCCCGCAGCGACAAGCACAAGATCATGGACATGCACAACCAGGTCTTCTGCCCGCCCATGCGCTTCGAGTACCTGCCCCACATGGGGGACGAG GTGTGCCAGGTCAGTGCTCAGCAACCCGTCCAAACAGAGCTCCTGATGCGCTACCACCAGCTGCAATCCCGTCTGGCCACGCTCAAGATCGAGAACGAGGAGGTAAACACTTTTACACCCGCCCCCTCGACGTCCActaacacccccaccaccaccacc